One genomic window of Mucilaginibacter sp. SJ includes the following:
- a CDS encoding SDR family oxidoreductase, giving the protein MKLNDKVVIITGASSGIGKSLAYECARRGANVVLAARQYVTLCQLTEQLEREYKIKALAVQCDVTNEDDCAQLIKQTLITFGKIDVLINNAGITMRALFKDVKVDVLKQVMDVNFWGMVNCVKYALPEITKTKGSIVGISSIAGYKGLPGRSGYSASKFAMNGFLDSLRIENLKTGVHVLTACPGFTASNIRNTALNSEGKQQGESTLEEQKMMSSDEVAKHIVDGIENRARTLTLTGQGKLTVALSKFIPAFLDKMVYKHFTKERDPLLR; this is encoded by the coding sequence ATGAAGTTAAATGATAAAGTCGTAATCATCACCGGCGCCTCGTCGGGCATCGGGAAATCACTTGCTTATGAATGTGCCAGGCGCGGCGCTAATGTGGTACTGGCGGCAAGGCAATATGTTACCCTTTGCCAGCTTACCGAACAGTTGGAGCGGGAATATAAAATCAAAGCATTAGCAGTACAGTGTGATGTAACCAATGAAGATGATTGCGCTCAGCTTATTAAACAAACCCTTATTACTTTTGGTAAAATTGATGTATTGATCAACAACGCGGGCATCACTATGCGCGCCCTGTTTAAGGATGTAAAAGTGGATGTGCTAAAACAGGTGATGGACGTTAATTTTTGGGGAATGGTTAACTGCGTCAAATATGCCCTGCCCGAAATTACTAAAACCAAAGGCAGTATAGTAGGTATATCATCTATAGCAGGGTATAAAGGTTTGCCCGGCCGTTCAGGTTACTCGGCATCGAAATTTGCCATGAACGGGTTTTTAGATTCATTAAGGATCGAAAACCTTAAAACAGGGGTACATGTATTAACAGCCTGCCCCGGCTTTACGGCATCAAACATACGCAATACCGCTTTGAACAGCGAAGGCAAACAGCAAGGCGAGAGCACCCTTGAAGAACAAAAAATGATGAGCAGTGATGAGGTGGCCAAACATATTGTTGATGGCATTGAAAACCGGGCCCGCACATTAACCCTCACCGGCCAGGGCAAACTTACCGTAGCCCTGAGTAAATTTATCCCGGCATTTTTAGATAAAATGGTTTATAAGCATTTTACCAAAGAACGGGATCCGTTACTTCGTTAG
- a CDS encoding ion channel: MSIHKEKINPEDDLGFGTQPVIKSQPVINKDGTINVKRTGLPFFTTSNNYHSLITMSWRKFWFIVFSCYFIVNIIFALIYFSLGPDVLDGKSGHTDFDRFMDSFFFSAQTISTVGYGHISPRGIIPNTIAALESMMGLLAFALATGLLYGRFSRPSAKIMYSRNVLIAPYRDGGKGLMFRLANERRNILIDLEMEVVFSYNDEENGKTVRKFFQLELERTRVSILTLNWTVVHPLDENSPIKDITPEELERRQAGLSVILKTFDDTFSQTIHSRTSYQYDDFVWDAKFKPAFERDETGRVVLDLSKISAFDMVGH; this comes from the coding sequence ATGTCTATACATAAAGAGAAAATTAATCCCGAAGATGATCTTGGTTTTGGTACCCAGCCGGTTATTAAAAGCCAGCCGGTCATAAATAAGGATGGCACTATCAATGTAAAACGTACCGGCCTTCCGTTTTTTACTACATCAAACAACTACCACTCGCTCATTACCATGAGCTGGCGCAAGTTTTGGTTCATTGTTTTTAGCTGCTATTTTATAGTAAACATTATTTTCGCGCTCATTTATTTTTCGTTGGGGCCCGATGTGCTTGACGGTAAAAGCGGTCATACCGATTTTGACCGTTTTATGGATTCCTTCTTTTTTTCCGCGCAAACGATATCTACGGTAGGCTATGGCCATATTAGCCCGAGGGGAATAATCCCCAATACTATCGCGGCCCTCGAATCAATGATGGGACTGCTGGCCTTTGCTTTAGCAACAGGTTTACTTTATGGCCGTTTTTCGCGTCCCTCGGCCAAGATCATGTATAGCCGCAATGTGCTTATCGCACCCTATCGCGATGGCGGTAAAGGTTTGATGTTTCGCCTGGCCAACGAACGCAGAAACATCCTCATCGACCTGGAAATGGAAGTTGTTTTCAGCTATAACGACGAGGAAAACGGCAAAACCGTACGTAAATTCTTCCAGCTCGAACTGGAACGAACCCGCGTTAGTATTTTAACCCTGAACTGGACAGTAGTTCACCCGCTTGATGAAAACAGCCCGATTAAAGATATCACACCTGAGGAGCTTGAACGCAGGCAAGCCGGCCTTTCGGTAATCCTGAAAACTTTCGACGATACCTTTTCGCAAACCATCCATTCCCGTACGTCATACCAGTACGACGATTTTGTATGGGACGCTAAATTTAAACCAGCCTTTGAGCGCGATGAAACAGGCCGCGTTGTATTGGATTTGAGCAAGATAAGCGCATTTGATATGGTCGGTCATTAA
- a CDS encoding glycosyltransferase family 2 protein — translation MKLSIVVVSHNTCNLLRIALNAAVRAAQDVSHEVFVVDNASADKSIAMLNTEFPDVKIIANDKNEGMARAYNHALKLAAGEYVLLVNADTITGKKTIEKALEFMDLHTDAGGLGVRMITPEGKFLKESKRGFNKPWETFFKLTGLAKHFSKSRLTSPQSKDWVEEFQTSESDIINGAFMLLRKEALNLVGLMDERFHTYGYDIDYSYRIRLAGFKNYYFPKTYIINFNIQNKVKFSWAHIKEYYGAMIIFASKYLFKVPELKVEGIPQLIPPSYEVK, via the coding sequence ATGAAACTATCTATAGTTGTTGTAAGCCATAATACCTGCAACCTGCTCAGAATTGCCCTGAATGCAGCGGTCAGGGCCGCGCAGGACGTTAGTCACGAGGTTTTTGTGGTCGACAATGCTTCGGCTGATAAGTCGATAGCCATGTTAAATACTGAATTTCCGGATGTAAAGATAATAGCCAACGATAAGAACGAGGGCATGGCCCGGGCGTATAACCATGCACTTAAACTGGCTGCAGGCGAGTATGTTTTACTGGTCAATGCGGATACTATTACAGGCAAGAAAACCATTGAAAAAGCCCTTGAGTTTATGGATCTGCATACCGATGCCGGTGGTTTGGGGGTACGTATGATAACTCCTGAAGGCAAATTTTTGAAAGAATCAAAACGCGGGTTCAACAAGCCCTGGGAAACCTTTTTCAAACTAACCGGCCTGGCAAAACATTTTTCAAAATCAAGGCTTACCAGTCCGCAAAGTAAAGATTGGGTCGAAGAGTTTCAAACCTCCGAATCGGATATCATCAACGGTGCTTTTATGCTGCTGCGTAAAGAAGCGCTTAACCTGGTAGGATTAATGGATGAGCGTTTTCATACCTATGGTTATGATATTGATTATTCATACCGGATCAGGCTTGCCGGGTTTAAAAATTACTATTTCCCCAAAACATATATTATCAATTTTAACATACAAAACAAGGTTAAATTTAGCTGGGCACACATTAAGGAATATTATGGAGCGATGATTATCTTCGCCTCCAAATATTTATTTAAGGTGCCCGAACTTAAGGTGGAAGGCATCCCCCAGCTAATTCCTCCTTCGTATGAAGTTAAATGA